The proteins below are encoded in one region of Microscilla marina ATCC 23134:
- a CDS encoding effector binding domain-containing protein, whose amino-acid sequence MNNESKPRLARLTAILTQLQSQQILTAREIAEKHQVSIRTVYRDIRTLEQSGVPIVAEEGKGYSLVQGYSLPPVMFTQAEANALITVEQLIAKQDHSLTSHYQSAITKIKSVLQQSQKEKTELLAQRIHIRDNDYLNQKSQYLVILQTAITQFNLIELHYCSMQNEVSQRVIEPFAVYSTQGNWLLIAFCRLRNAFRSFRLDHIQKLKVLPECFDPHNMTLPEYFEQCRQKYLTTPDIPLSPPAHTFAISDNKTLEKPMEKMKVEPFKVIGITVRTSNKNGQGLQDIGALWQRFIAEQLLNKIPNKLDNEVYSIYTEYEGDYTQPYTTLLGCKVSTLDHIPEGMTGKVFAGGQYQRFVAQGNLNQGVVGQEWNKIWGMDLPRAYTADFEIYGEKAQNPDSAEVDILIAID is encoded by the coding sequence ATGAACAATGAATCTAAACCCCGCCTGGCCCGACTAACGGCTATCTTGACTCAACTGCAATCCCAACAAATACTGACTGCCCGCGAAATAGCCGAAAAACATCAGGTAAGTATTCGAACGGTATACCGTGACATTAGAACACTGGAACAGTCAGGAGTGCCCATTGTGGCCGAAGAAGGGAAAGGCTACTCGTTGGTACAAGGGTATAGCTTGCCCCCCGTAATGTTTACTCAAGCTGAAGCGAATGCCTTGATTACAGTAGAACAATTGATTGCCAAACAAGATCACTCATTGACATCACATTATCAAAGTGCGATTACCAAAATAAAATCGGTGTTACAGCAATCACAAAAGGAAAAAACGGAGCTGCTTGCCCAGCGCATACATATTCGTGATAATGACTACCTGAATCAAAAAAGCCAGTATCTGGTGATCCTACAAACTGCCATTACTCAATTTAACTTGATAGAGCTACATTATTGCTCTATGCAAAACGAAGTAAGCCAGCGAGTGATAGAGCCTTTTGCTGTATATAGCACTCAAGGCAACTGGTTATTGATTGCTTTTTGCCGCTTACGCAATGCCTTTCGATCTTTTAGACTCGACCACATTCAAAAATTAAAAGTGCTTCCTGAATGCTTTGACCCCCACAATATGACCTTGCCCGAATACTTTGAACAATGCCGGCAAAAATATTTGACCACCCCTGACATACCCTTGTCACCTCCTGCCCATACCTTTGCCATATCTGATAACAAAACACTTGAAAAACCAATGGAAAAAATGAAAGTAGAACCGTTCAAAGTAATAGGTATTACCGTAAGAACTTCTAATAAAAATGGGCAAGGGTTGCAAGATATAGGTGCTCTTTGGCAACGATTTATTGCTGAGCAACTATTGAATAAAATACCCAATAAGTTAGACAATGAGGTGTATTCTATTTATACCGAGTACGAAGGTGATTATACCCAGCCTTATACCACGCTGTTGGGCTGCAAGGTGAGCACGCTTGACCATATTCCCGAAGGAATGACTGGAAAAGTGTTTGCTGGCGGGCAATACCAGCGTTTTGTTGCGCAGGGCAACCTTAACCAAGGAGTAGTAGGGCAAGAGTGGAACAAAATATGGGGAATGGATTTGCCTAGAGCTTACACTGCAGACTTTGAGATATATGGCGAAAAGGCGCAAAATCCTGACAGTGCCGAAGTAGATATATTGATTGCAATAGATTAA
- a CDS encoding DUF1801 domain-containing protein — protein MLNDLENFYLNQPEPNKSCLLALREVILALDENIADAWKYRMPFFYYKNKMFCYLWIDKQTKEPYIGIAKGSEFTHPLLEQGGRSRIKILRIQPDQDLPINDIQVILREAMTFY, from the coding sequence ATGCTCAACGATTTAGAAAATTTTTACCTCAACCAGCCCGAACCCAACAAAAGTTGTTTGCTCGCTTTGCGCGAAGTGATTTTGGCACTGGACGAAAATATAGCGGATGCCTGGAAGTATCGGATGCCATTTTTTTATTACAAAAATAAAATGTTTTGCTACTTATGGATAGATAAACAAACCAAAGAACCCTACATTGGCATCGCCAAAGGCAGTGAGTTTACCCATCCACTGTTGGAACAAGGTGGGCGGAGTCGGATCAAAATACTGAGAATACAACCCGACCAAGACTTGCCCATAAATGATATCCAGGTGATTTTGCGGGAAGCGATGACTTTCTATTAA